One stretch of Haladaptatus sp. R4 DNA includes these proteins:
- a CDS encoding bifunctional nuclease family protein translates to MDVSIDAVRVAPTGEGPLPVVVLSPDHGDDVLPIFIRFEEGISIARGMEAEDIGRPLTHDLLLDVMEELGGRVERVVVTELDDNTYIADLHIQTPRGHEVVDARPSDSLALASRTNTPIEVADEVFEHGHQERAQFDDLQDIRDVAQIGP, encoded by the coding sequence ATGGACGTTTCAATCGATGCAGTACGTGTCGCCCCGACGGGAGAGGGGCCGCTTCCAGTCGTCGTCCTCTCGCCCGACCACGGCGACGACGTGCTCCCGATTTTTATCCGATTCGAGGAGGGAATCAGCATCGCCCGTGGGATGGAAGCCGAGGACATCGGGCGGCCACTGACGCACGACTTGCTCCTCGACGTGATGGAGGAACTCGGCGGACGCGTCGAACGCGTCGTCGTCACCGAACTGGACGACAACACCTACATCGCCGACCTTCACATCCAGACGCCACGCGGCCACGAAGTCGTGGACGCCCGTCCCAGCGATTCGCTTGCGTTGGCCTCCCGCACCAACACGCCGATCGAAGTCGCCGACGAAGTGTTCGAACACGGACACCAAGAGCGAGCACAGTTCGACGACCTTCAAGACATTCGGGACGTAGCTCAAATCGGTCCATGA
- a CDS encoding 50S ribosomal protein L16 — protein sequence MSDKPASMYRAIDKPSYTRREYITGIPGSKIAQHKMGEVDSNEDDYPVQISLIVEEECQIRHGALEASRLSANRFLLKNIGETGYKMILRKFPHQVLRENKQATGAGADRVSDGMRQAFGKPVGTAARIANGDRVFTAWCTVDDAPLVKDAFRRAYNKISPPCRVIVERGEEELVS from the coding sequence ATGTCCGACAAACCTGCCTCGATGTACCGGGCCATCGACAAGCCTTCGTACACACGACGCGAATACATCACCGGAATTCCGGGTTCGAAGATCGCACAGCACAAGATGGGCGAAGTGGACAGCAACGAGGACGACTACCCAGTTCAGATCTCGCTTATCGTCGAAGAGGAGTGCCAGATTCGCCACGGCGCACTCGAAGCCTCCCGCCTTTCGGCGAACCGCTTCCTTCTCAAGAACATCGGCGAAACCGGCTACAAGATGATCCTCCGCAAGTTCCCCCACCAGGTCCTGCGCGAGAACAAGCAGGCGACCGGTGCGGGTGCGGACCGTGTTTCCGACGGAATGCGACAGGCGTTCGGTAAGCCGGTCGGAACGGCAGCACGAATCGCCAACGGCGATCGAGTGTTCACCGCGTGGTGTACCGTGGACGACGCACCCCTCGTGAAGGACGCGTTCCGCCGTGCGTACAACAAGATTTCGCCGCCGTGCCGCGTCATCGTGGAACGTGGCGAAGAAGAACTCGTCAGCTAA
- the hisE gene encoding phosphoribosyl-ATP diphosphatase yields the protein MNDTLDDLFEVIEDRKETLPEDSYTASLFTHEKGENAVLEKLGEEMTELILAAKDDDHEEIAYEGSDVIYHLLVLLSMKDMEPADLREELEARR from the coding sequence ATGAACGACACGCTGGACGACCTGTTCGAGGTCATCGAAGACAGAAAGGAAACGCTTCCGGAAGATTCCTACACCGCATCGCTATTCACCCACGAGAAGGGCGAAAACGCCGTCCTCGAAAAGTTGGGCGAGGAGATGACGGAACTCATCCTCGCGGCCAAGGACGACGACCACGAGGAAATCGCCTACGAGGGATCGGACGTCATCTACCACCTGCTCGTCCTGCTCTCGATGAAAGATATGGAACCGGCGGATTTGCGCGAAGAACTGGAAGCACGACGCTGA